One stretch of Armigeres subalbatus isolate Guangzhou_Male chromosome 2, GZ_Asu_2, whole genome shotgun sequence DNA includes these proteins:
- the LOC134215260 gene encoding uncharacterized protein LOC134215260, which translates to MNDNEKGSEGSDGILSNSPIDYDQNFDSDQFSIEALEDGSFFEPRESLDVDDSSTKENNPRNLDTGESNGECSKLRGKQNNLSLCGTFFKRKFVGETSGTKFASEIIYGDTVADILHGVWQIVRPVIKQEVIFEEDNGIQVPCWMNTEPTFGDLGKFVYLQNHVNRRRVNVDKVDSKLLISWRSKEIRVHVHMYSTAVSCKQLWELVDKKLIRFQSSDRAGAPTNQSLTALAKQLQDIHGAHFSGHASSWKIWANYIHSVPAHERERRMNELPPYSIIKFFRSVPISEAVQLESARSGLSVAKTINEAFTTDLSTLENEVNELLTLGGRIKHRIQALQVRCSTNTGIVTAMQDSIKPEEDDISRSLAENVSDMDDVDHL; encoded by the coding sequence ATGAACGACAATGAAAAAGGATCGGAAGGCTCCGATGGGATTTTGTCCAACAGTCCCATTGACTACGACCAGAATTTCGATTCTGATCAGTTTTCCATTGAAGCGCTCGAAGATGGTTCTTTTTTCGAACCTCGTGAATCTTTGGATGTCGATGACTCTAGTACGAAGGAGAACAACCCTCGAAACCTAGATACCGGTGAATCAAACGGAGAATGCAGCAAGCTTCGGGGCAAACAAAACAATTTGTCATTATGTGGAACTTTTTTCAAGCGCAAATTTGTTGGAGAGACTTCTGGAACCAAGTTTGCATCGGAGATTATTTATGGTGATACCGTTGCGGATATTTTGCATGGAGTATGGCAAATTGTAAGACCTGTTATTAAGCAAGAAGTTATCTTCGAAGAGGAcaacggaatccaagttccttGTTGGATGAATACCGAACCAACATTTGGTGACTTGGGAAAGTTTGTTTATCTGCAAAACCATGTAAATCGTAGGCGCGTCAATGTCGATAAAGTCGACAGCAAGCTACTGATCAGTTGGCGATCTAAGGAAATTCGTGTACATGTTCACATGTACTCAACTGCAGTATCGTGCAAGCAGCTGTGGGAATTAGTTGATAAGAAGTTGATTCGGTTCCAGAGCAGTGATCGAGCGGGAGCTCCCACCAATCAGTCTCTAACTGCATTAGCCAAGCAACTTCAAGACATCCATGGTGCTCACTTCAGCGGGCATGCAAGCTCCTGGAAAATTTGGGCGAACTATATACACTCTGTTCCTGCACACGAACGTGAGCGTCGGATGAATGAACTACCGCCGTATTCAATCATCAAATTTTTTCGATCGGTTCCTATCTCGGAGGCAGTGCAGTTGGAAAGCGCTCGCAGTGGGCTGTCGGTTGCTAAGACTATCAATGAAGCGTTCACAACAGACCTTTCAACGTTGGAGAATGAGGTAAACGAACTCCTAACCTTAGGTGGACGTATCAAGCACCGGATTCAAGCGCTACAAGTCAGATGCTCGACCAACACTGGTATTGTTACAGCCATGCAGGATTCCATTAAACCAgaggaagatgatattagccgTTCTTTAGCTGAGAATGTCTCGGATATGGATGATGTTGACCATTTGTGA
- the LOC134210996 gene encoding protein Jumonji, which yields MVVSKDGKRRRKVGSAATVGANSSSGNGTSNNNSVTGGSSSGHGSRGTGAASSAVNASSSAAAAAAAKRETPDSDLSPPEIPKRPKVQAQRKFAQGQGVASTSAYLNFSTNPTNATRDAQSRAQGGAEAGPIPELLPNMRPNTEDFLTFLCYRGTPVLPPSLDFFNTAAQQQNASSSGNRPTLPSSSTSKTVAKSSASSAQQLDTTPIKQDEPESSKKKSISAAASPTPAKERDIKEDKPEVVPEKPAFMPFAVRKRAEQHPENRRVQTVQALRKKYHEQRMAKLRHTAYNKQTRASAVKSRLDLDADEDDGKKDNEVCDNGEEKNIKKEKGNSTKKKPVKKKVAKKSPKQIDKQEIQELIDVKIVLNKDDVEMKNIEVKKDEQIEDALPPKETKEDTQKVKTKGVKKKSLDAEDTEKRTTRLSALRSPTMRPVTPVKPPTPAPTPVVEKSEKVVEPEPSAVQEFSSDDDEPLLKRAARKKANAKSLNTKKSRKSEPIPEKSLEELPEKKARRSESASRRSDVSSKKSDPIVEVPLVQKRAARGRKRKESPPPPPGPVSEGTKSENKVLSSESTNNNKNKNKTPPVSKPAEEFTKTIEEKPDLSPEKQTLKSPPESHAKTPSKKSTAKKKKAEPAAATEPPSVEEKKSKKTPEPVAEVSTRPSRKTKEAATLYMELIGRKLNHDDKSDDDASSLDSLELPNVRRLEKMENELKANAGKKDSKTVANKKGKKKKEIDETKQKEKTPEPILTETVEKINDNVEDSKHIEKSFSDSDEEPLATKFQRKKNQTRQKQKERKTRKSPAKKSPVKASPIKDPVVEPITEEIKPEEPTIENIPPKVDDPPPTIERLPSPVPKAPTPVKTPTKMSTSPITSSPKVVTPQKLSLPPQLTSPEILRSPVTDDLTPARVNKSHDNTFQSTAAEASTSPVKQPVAQPQQPFIRSIKPLPITSPEIFSDKPATSAQPEIPFNRNVKNDFNLDEADFLKGFEQNSPTSPVAPKSNSLLGNLLPSKEESEKIFGIASVSLAQSSGPLDTKCTLGKCGSVHKPPLGPPVLTESLLGGHLSPRDRRKTKVNMTHEQIQKWIDETSWSPVPDDMEGDLKILETPKTPVPTPPAIAWEKLVENKQEPTPAVEAPNPTPEPAQPKKEEEVKPTTPQPSGSGSRGPTLKAKPVTVKPEKEVDKEPAPEPPKVPEKKPKEEIKEEEKIKPPTPAKMRSPSPVKKETKKESKKTKAEAAPATTVPTPITTAAATITTTSAATSSADRKPIYKQGRTPVYKQEALKSSTKSSNLTAPNKFGAFSPNNEASVYSFDNEDNFTPLATPFRRHSRRESCNSSVRDEAQAPVPNQPTQNKKQTVQEEKPASSTSTFQKPINLSTPAKSGVQPGVSLTLSPEEGSKTAAIAVPLDSNKAETSKKSVDEKKANADDSDDEGHTFYIPLQGPNAAGSGKADQLIQGVAVKLGTEGPEGPNQRVIMHAKLVTKAQMGSNTTPIPESMNVQELVKSLMAAGPSMSKDGISKMVPVGTVQPRFKSNESTAADKSPAPPPVTVTAPSTPAPEDTRGGLSRINSNSSLNSSQRSKNAKAKGKIDTQVQPDNNTAFPRRDDPPQMVEAPVFKPNDKEFHDPIEYIERIAPVAARFGICRIIPPASFKPECRIADDMRFMAYNQYVHKMLHRWGPSAKEYAAIKKYLATQSINLQNPPLIGGMEVDLPRLYHTVQELGGLKEVIEKKKWARVSEDMCIPKAAHDRVSKLDDIYCKYLLPYDTLSPAERQKLFDEVEADWAKREAKARRNADKCVSSDIRNSGDSDEDEEESNEEEEDDERSMECIMKGRNMPLNQFFRIARNTMALWFKNSEPTVAEIESEYWRHVAVRDSHVCVHSGSIDSSAYGFGFPAPKVKGSSCAKHPWNLKVFTNNSSSILRSLGPVMGITIPTLHVGMLFSACCWYRDPHGLPWIEYLHTGASKIWYGVPDDQNSNFRAALTQLVPTHCQNKTIWLPCDTAMVPPHMLTDRNVSLCRTEQQPGQFVVVFPRAYTSSLCTGYAVSESVYFASSSWLGTAKEDFRDIQESCEPTMFSVEQLVFSVANDQRSNHDTLVQIVPMIKDIYEKEKQQRQTIKDHGVNKTEKIESKKKTASLEEFECDICRANLYLSLVRVKITGDDDETLDEDERIYCLKHAIKFLSDSRLPAKFCKLAYTYSLEDIEELLRKLQDKIANKKTPKSVAGGSSGGGGGGRAKSSLHLASTSSQSSSSYQAPSHSKYAGMATMLK from the exons atggttGTATCAAAGGACGGCAAGCGCCGGAGAAAAGTCGGATCCGCCGCGACTGTTGGTGCAAATAGTAGTTCTGGAAATGGCACTAGCAACAACAACAGTGTCACCGGAGGAAGCTCCTCCGGACATGGGTCACGTGGCACCGGCGCCGCAAGTTCTGCGGTGAATGCTTCCAGCAgtgcggcagcagcagcagcggccaAAAGAGAAACTCCCGACAGCGATCTGTCACCGCCGGAGATTCCCAAAAG GCCAAAAGTGCAAGCTCAACGTAAGTTCGCTCAAGGCCAGGGCGTCGCTTCTACGTCCGCATATCTAAACTTCAGTACCAATCCAACGAACGCAACCAGAGATGCACAAAGTCGAGCGCAAGGTGGAGCCGAAGCCGGTCCAATTCCGGAATTGTTGCCCAACATGCGCCCGAATACCGAAGACTTTCTAACGTTTCTTTGCTACCGAGGTACGCCGGTTCTGCCGCCCAGTTTAGATTTTTTCAACACAGCCGCACAGCAACAGAACGCTTCAAGTTCTGGAAACAGACCAACGCTTCCGTCGTCATCGACATCAAAAACGGTTGCAAAATCCAGCGCAAGTTCTGCGCAACAACTGGATACTACCCCAATCAAGCAGGATGAGCCGGAAAGTAGTAAAAAGAAATCCATATCTGCAGCGGCCAGTCCAACTCCCGCCAAAGAAAGAGATATAAAAGAGGATAAACCAGAAGTAGTTCCAGAGAAGCCTGCATTCATGCCGTTTGCGGTAAGGAAGCGTGCAGAGCAACACCCGGAAAATAGAAGAGTTCAAACAGTGCAAGCGTTGAGAAAAAAATACCACGAACAACGAATGGCCAAATTAAGACATACCGCATATAACAAACAGACTAGAGCGAGTGCCGTGAAAAGTAGGTTGGATTTGGATGCCGACGAAGACGATGGGAAGAAAGATAATGAAGTTTGTGATAATGGAGAAGAAAAGAATATTAAAAAGGAAAAGGGTAATTCAACTAAGAAGAAGCCAGTGAAGAAGAAAGTTGCTAAAAAGTCACCAAAACAAATTGATAAGCAAGAGATACAGGAATTGATAGATGTTAAGATTGTTTTGAACAAAGATGatgtagaaatgaaaaatattgaagtGAAGAAAGATGAACAAATAGAAGATGCGTTACCCCCAAAAGAAACTAAAGAAGATACTCAAAAGGTGAAAACGAAAGGGGTTAAGAAAAAATCACTAGATGCTGAAGATACAGAAAAACGTACTACAAGGCTATCCGCATTGAGAAGCCCAACAATGAGGCCTGTCACCCCAGTTAAGCCACCCACGCCTGCTCCAACTCCGGTGgtagaaaaaagtgaaaaagtggtAGAGCCTGAACCATCTGCTGTacaagaattttcttcagatgaTGATGAACCGCTTCTCAAACGGGCAGCCAGAAAAAAAGCTAACGCAAAATCTCTGAACACTAAAAAGAGTAGAAAATCGGAACCAATTCCGGAAAAAtccttggaagaacttccagaaaaGAAGGCACGCCGATCCGAGTCAGCAAGCAGAAGATCTGACGTGAGCTCCAAAAAATCCGATCCCATCGTGGAAGTTCCACTCGTGCAAAAAAGAGCGGCACGTGGTCGCAAAAGGAAAGAATCGCCTCCACCGCCACCCGGTCCTGTTTCAGAAGGaacaaaatctgaaaataaagtGTTATCTTCAGAATCTACAAACaacaataagaataagaataaaacTCCTCCAGTCTCCAAGCCTGCAGAAGAGTTTACTAAAACAATAGAAGAGAAACCAGATCTGTCTCCTGAAAAGCAAACGCTGAAATCTCCTCCAGAATCACATGCAAAGACACCATCAAAGAAAAGTACAGCTAAGAAAAAGAAGGCAGAACCAGCGGCTGCCACTGAACCGCCTTCCGTGGAGGAGAAGAAATCAAAGAAAACACCAGAACCAGTAGCCGAAGTGAGCACTCGGCCCAGTCGTAAGACGAAGGAAGCAGCTACTTTATACATGGAGTTGATTGGACGTAAGCTGAATCACGACGACAAATCTGACGATGATGCTTCGTCGCTGGATAGCTTAGAGCTACCAAATGTACGGAGgttggaaaaaatggaaaatgagcTCAAGGCTAACGCCGGCAAGAAGGATTCTAAAACAGTGGcaaataaaaaaggaaaaaagaaaaaagagatTGACGAGACAAAGCAAAAAGAGAAAACACCGGAACCGATACTTACGGAAACAGTGGAAAAGATCAATGATAATGTAGAAGACTCTAAACATATAGAGAAAAGTTTCAGTGATTCTGATGAAGAACCTCTGGCAACTAAATTCCAGCGTAAGAAAAACCAAACACGACAGAAACAAAAGGAGAGAAAAACAAGAAAATCTCCTGCAAAAAAGAGTCCGGTAAAGGCTTCTCCAATCAAAGATCCTGTGGTTGAACCAATAACGGAAGAGATAAAACCAGAAGAACCAACAATTGAgaatattcctccgaaagtggACGACCCGCCGCCAACAATAGAAAGGCTTCCTTCGCCTGTTCCCAAAGCGCCTACTCCAGTGAAAACTCCTACCAAAATGTCCACATCGCCTATAACTTCCAGTCCCAAGGTTGTTACCCCACAAAAGCTCAGTCTTCCACCTCAGCTAACCAGTCCGGAAATATTACGATCCCCTGTAACAGACGATTTAACTCCGGCGCGCGTTAACAAATCTCACGACAATACATTCCAATCAACAGCAGCTGAAGCGAGCACATCTCCAGTGAAGCAACCGGTGGCGCAGCCTCAACAACCGTTCATTCGCTCGATTAAACCACTTCCCATCACCTCACCGGAAATCTTTTCGGATAAACCTGCGACTTCTGCACAACCGGAAATTCCGTTCAACCGAAAtgttaaaaacgattttaattTGGACGAAGCAGACTTCCTCAAAGGCTTTGAACAAAACTCGCCAACGTCGCCGGTGGCCCCTAAATCTAATTCGCTTCTCGGCAACTTACTACCCAGCAAAGAAGAGTCggaaaaaatattcggaatagcGAGCGTAAGCTTAGCTCAGAGCTCTGGACCGCTTGATACCAAATGTACATTGGGTAAGTGTGGTTCCGTACACAAACCACCGCTGGGTCCTCCCGTGCTGACCGAATCACTACTCGGCGGGCATTTATCCCCACGGGACAGACGGAAAACCAAGGTCAATATGACACACGAACAAATCCAAAAATGGATTGATGAAACGTCGTGGTCTCCAGTGCCGGACGATATGGAAGGCGATCTAAAAATTCTCGAAACTCCTAAAACACCCGTCCCGACGCCCCCCGCAATTGCTTGGGAGAAATTAGTAGAAAACAAACAGGAGCCAACGCCGGCTGTTGAGGCGCCAAATCCTACTCCAGAACCCGCTCAGCCcaaaaaggaagaggaagtgaaacCAACAACTCCTCAACCCAGTGGAAGCGGTTCGAGAGGGCCAACTCTGAAAGCCAAGCCGGTTACTGTTAAGCCGGAAAAGGAAGTCGATAAGGAACCTGCACCAGAACCACCCAAAGTTCCAGAGAAAAAACCGAAAGAGgaaataaaagaagaagaaaagataaAACCTCCAACACCTGCCAAAATGCGTTCGCCGTCTCCAGTAAAGAAAGAAACCAAAAAAGAGAGTAAGAAAACGAAAGCCGAAGCTGCACCTGCAACAACTGTGCCCACGCCCATTACAACGGCTGCAGCAACAATTACCACGACCTCAGCAGCAACGTCATCGGCCGATCGAAAACCAATCTATAAGCAAGGTAGAACTCCCGTCTACAAACAAGAGGCCTTAAAGTCGTCAACCAAATCATCAAATTTGACGGCTCCGAACAAATTTGGAGCATTTTCGCCGAACAACGAAGCGAGTGTGTATTCATTTGACAATGAAGATAACTTTACACCTTTGGCTACGCCTTTCCGACGACATAGCCGCAGAGAGTCTTGTAATTCATCTGTACGGGACGAAGCTCAGGCCCCAGTTCCTAACCAACCTACCCAGAACAAGAAGCAGACTGTGCAGGAGGAAAAACCTGCGTCCTCGACTTCGACATTCCAAAAACCTATCAACTTGAGCACGCCGGCAAAATCAGGAGTTCAACCTGGAGTTAGTTTAACGCTAAGTCCTGAGGAAGGTTCCAAAACTGCTGCCATAGCAGTTCCATTGGATAGTAACAAAgcggaaacatcgaaaaagtcAGTGGATGAAAAGAAAGCCAATGCTGACGATTCGGATGACGAAGGACATACTTTTTACATACCATTACAAGGTCCGAATGCGGCCGGAAGTGGTAAAGCGGATCAACTCATCCAAGGTGTTGCAGTGAAACTAGGAACGGAAGGTCCGGAAGGCCCTAATCAGAGGGTAATAATGCACGCCAAGCTTGTCACTAAAGCGCAGATGGGATCTAATACTACACCTATCCCGGAATCAATGAACGTGCAAGAGTTGGTTAAAAGTCTCATGGCGGCTGGCCCGAGCATGAGCAAGGATGGAATCTCCAAGATGGTGCCCGTCGGCACAGTGCAGCCTCGATTCAAATCAAACGAATCGACAGCAGCTGACAAATCACCGGCTCCTCCTCCGGTGACAGTGACGGCTCCTTCCACTCCAGCTCCTGAAGACACCCGAGGGGGTCTCTCGCGCATTAACTCTAATTCGTCACTCAACTCGTCACAAAGATCGAAGAATGCCAAAGCAAAGGGCAAAATTGACACTCAAGTGCAACCGGACAATAACACGGCCTTTCCGCGGCGGGACGATCCTCCTCAAATGGTGGAAGCCCCCGTTTTCAAGCCAAATGATAAGGAATTCCACGATCCCATTGAGTACATCGAACGGATTGCACCTGTGGCGGCTCGATTTGGCATTTGTCGTATTATACCACCCGCAAGCTTTAAACCGGAATGCCGAATAGCTGATGACATGCGCTTCATGGCCTACAATCAGTACGTTCACAAAATGTTGCATCGCTGGGGACCAAGTGCTAAAGAATATGCCGCCATCAAAAAATACTTGGCCACTCAGAGTATCAACTTGCAAAATCCGCCGTTGATCGGTGGGATGGAAGTGGATCTGCCCCGATTATATCATACGGTGCAAGAACTTGGTGGCCTTAAAGAGGTTATCGAAAAGAAAAAATGGGCTCGTGTGTCGGAAGACATGTGCATTCCAAAAGCGGCGCATGATCGCGTTTCGAAACTGGACGACATTTACTGTAAATATCTTCTTCCGTACGACACTTTGTCACCAGCCGAAAGACAAAAGCTGTTCGACGAAGTGGAAGCAGATTGGGCTAAACGCGAGGCAAAAGCTCGTCGGAATGCAGATAAGTGTGTGAGCTCCGATATACGCAACAGTGGCGATTCGGATGAGGACGAGGAGGAGTCAAAcgaggaagaagaagacgacGAGCGATCGATGGAATGCATTATGAAGGGTCGAAatatgccgttgaatcaatTCTTCCGGATAGCAAGGAATACGATGGCACTGTGGTTTAAAAATTCAGAGCCGACCGTTGCGGAAATTGAAAGCGAATACTGGCGGCATGTGGCAGTCCGCGATAGTCATgtttgtgttcattccggatCGATTGATTCTAGTGCTTACGGTTTCGGCTTCCCGGCGCCCAAGGTTAAGGGATCTTCCTGTGCGAAACATCCATGGAATCTCAAAGTCTTCACGAACAACAGCAGCTCGATACTTCGTTCGCTTGGTCCGGTAATGGGCATCACAATTCCAACACTGCACGTGGGAATGCTGTTCAGTGCTTGTTGCTGGTACCGTGACCCTCACGGTTTACCATGGATCGAGTATTTGCACACCGGTGCCAGTAAGATTTGGTACGGTGTCCCGGACGATCAAAATTCAAACTTCCGGGCAGCCTTGACGCAGTTGGTACCGACCCATTGCCAGAACAAGACCATTTGGTTGCCCTGTGATACAGCGATGGTGCCGCCGCACATGCTGACCGATCGGAATGTGTCGCTGTGCCGCACCGAACAGCAACCGGGCCAATTCGTAGTGGTTTTCCCGAGGGCGTACACGTCCAGTCTCTGCACTGGGTACGCCGTGTCCGAGAGCGTCTATTTCGCGTCCAGTTCGTGGCTTGGCACCGCAAAGGAGGATTTCAGG GACATCCAAGAAAGTTGCGAACCAACAATGTTCTCCGTGGAACAGCTGGTATTTTCAGTTGCGAACGACCAGCGTAGCAATCACGACACCTTGGTGCAGATAGTGCCAATGATAAAAGATATCTACGAAAAGGAAAAGCAGCAGCGCCAAACGATTAAG gACCACGGTGTTAATAAAACCGAAAAAATCGAGTCCAAGAAGAAGACAGCGTCGCTGGAAGAGTTTGAATGCGACATTTGCAGGGCCAATCTCTACCTGTCGCTGGTACGGGTGAAGATAACCGGCGACGATGACGAGACGCTTGACGAAGATGAGCGGATATACTGTCTCAAGCATGCCATCAAGTTCCTTTCGGACAGTCGTCTGCCGGCCAAGTTCTGCAAGCTGGCGTACACGTACTCGTTGGAAGATATCGAAGAACTATTGCGAAAGTTGCAGGACAAAATCGCAAACAAAAAGACACCAAAATCCGTTGCCGGCGGTAGCTCCGGGGGCGGTGGTGGAGGAAGAGCGAAATCCTCGCTGCACCTGGCCTCGACATCTTCGCAATCTTCTTCGTCATATCAAGCGCCTAGTCACAGCAAGTACGCCGGAATGGCTACGATGCTGAAGTAA